The Podospora bellae-mahoneyi strain CBS 112042 chromosome 7, whole genome shotgun sequence genomic sequence tgtgcCACCTCATCTCTGGGTCCTCTATGATTTGGTGGCTATTTACAGCCCTGAACTAACTGCATAGAATCCTTCGCCGTTGTCAAAGTGTTACGAGAAAAAGCCTCTGCTATTGACATGATTGTTTTGTTTCCGGTACTGCTGCAGAAAAACAAAAGTCCGAGCGTTATTCCCGAGTAGGCCGGGCTGAGGACGTAAAAGGTGGATGACAGGTGAAGATCAGTTCAAGAACGAGCATCGGCTATGCCCGGATGGGCCGGAGAGGCATCTACTGACGATTCGAACTATGTAATGGCTCCACAGGGTCAAACTGCCGGGAGCTGAATATCAAGCTTGGCCTTGAACTTCAATCCTTTTCAACTTTTGAATATTACTGACCATCTGACAGTCCTTGTATCATATTTGTGCTTTGAATACACTATTATACAAGTTTTCGTTCTTGTTGCTTCATAACTCGTCAAGGCTGCTCAAAGTGTTCCCCCATCGCAGCCATTACCCCAGACGGGCCAGCTCCTCGCTTGGCCCTATTACTCTCCTCCAAATAATCCGCCAACGCTTTCCAGGATACAATGTTATCAGGCTTGTGTTCCATCATTCAGATGCCAAGCGTGCGAgacaaaaacacacaaacaaaAGCCAGTGCTCAACCATCAGGGCTTACTGCTTGGTTGTCCCAGCGAACTTTTGCCCGTCTCTGTCTGCCCAGTATGCGCAGTGTTGTTGAACTGTATATCGGTTCCGCCAACCATGCTTGGCTGATGGGCTTGGGCGGGGTATGTGGTGTTGAGAGCATGGTGCTTCTTCTCGGGAGCCGCTATACGAAGGGTCCAGGTCAGTCACTGAAGAACcacgaaaaagaaacaaggaaTGACATACGCTCTTCCTTGATCATCGTCGCCTTCTCGAATCCCTTGCGCATTGTGTTCTTGACTTTGTCCATTGTGATGAAGGTTTTCCGTTGTGTGTCGTTGTTATGTTTTTTGTAAAGATGAACTGTAGTTTTGTCGAGGACAAGTCGATCTATACACAGGACCTACTCTGGATTTTAAGTTCTGTCGTTCAGCTGGACTGATGCAATCATCGTCATGTCATCATCGTCTCGACTTCACGATGGTGCCAAGATCCAAACGCTTGGCTGATATCATCAAAACCCAACGATCAGATGAAGTGGGGCATTCCGACGGCAGATCTCAGGGGCAGTGCACCCGTAGAGAAACCTCACGCACCCCAGCGAGCGATGAGCTCATCTTTCTTTGCGCTTCTGGCCCTGAGTTTGGccatgctgttgttga encodes the following:
- a CDS encoding hypothetical protein (EggNog:ENOG503P3XQ); translated protein: MDKVKNTMRKGFEKATMIKEEPAPEKKHHALNTTYPAQAHQPSMVGGTDIQFNNTAHTGQTETGKSSLGQPSSKP